One window of the Acinonyx jubatus isolate Ajub_Pintada_27869175 chromosome A2, VMU_Ajub_asm_v1.0, whole genome shotgun sequence genome contains the following:
- the LOC128314934 gene encoding olfactory receptor-like protein OLF4 → MEPSNETKFSKFLLLGFSEEPGMQPLIFGLFLSMYLITVFGNLLIILAISTDPNLHTPMYFFLANLSFVDICFTSTTVPKMLVNIRTQSKVITYAGCITQIYFLILFAVMDVFLLSVMAYDRFVAICHPLHYTIIVNPRLCGLLVLVSWIMCVLHSLLQSLMMLRLSFCTHLHIPHFFCELNQMLQLACSDTFLNNVVMYLAAVLLAGGPFIGILYSYSKIVSSICGISSAQGKCKAFSTCASHLSVVSLFYCTMLGVYLSSAATQSSRSSATASVMYTVVTPMLNPFIYSLRNKDMKRALKAFFGKETLTWPIVIRLKKCL, encoded by the coding sequence ATGGAACCaagcaatgaaacaaaattttcaaagtttcttcttctgggattttcAGAGGAACCAGGAATGCAGCCCCTCATATTTGGGCTTTTCCTCTCCATGTACCTGATCACTGTGTTTGGGAACCTACTCATCATCttggccatcagcacagaccccaacctCCACacgcccatgtacttcttcctggccaACCTGTCCTTTGTAGACATCTGCTTCACCTCCACCACCGTCCCAAAGATGTTGGTGAACATCCGGACTCAGAGCAAAGTCATAACCTATGCAGGCTGTAtcacacagatttattttctcatactcTTTGCTGTGATGGACGTCTTCCTCCTGAGTGTGATGGCCTATGACCGGTTTGTGGCCATCTGTCACCCCCTGCACTACACGATCATCGTGAACCCCCGGCTCTGTGGGCTGCTGGTTCTCGTGTCCTGGATCATGTGTGTCCTGCATTCCCTGTTACAAAGTTTAATGATGTTGAGGCTGTCCTTCTGTACACACTTGCATATCCCCCACTTTTTTTGTGAACTTAATCAGATGCTCCAACTGGCCTGTTCTGATACCTTTCTTAATAACGTGGTGATGTATCTTGCAGCTGTCTTGTTGGCTGGTGGTCCCTTCATTGGGATCCTTTACTCTTACTCTAAGATAGTTTCCTCCATATGTGGGATCTCATCAGCTCAGGGAAAGTGTAAAGCATTTTCCACCTGTGCATCTCATCTATCGGTTGTCTCCTTATTTTATTGTACGATGCTCGGCGTGTACCTTAGCTCTGCTGCTACCCAGAGCTCACGGTCAAGTGCCACAGCCTCCGTGATGTACACGGTGGTCACGcccatgctgaaccccttcaTCTATAGCTTGAGGAACAAAGACATGAAAAGGGCTCTGAAAGCATTCTTTGGGAAGGAGACCCTTACATGGCCAATCGTCATAAGATTGAAGAAGTGCCTCTGA